A single genomic interval of Pan paniscus chromosome 18, NHGRI_mPanPan1-v2.0_pri, whole genome shotgun sequence harbors:
- the SLC12A4 gene encoding solute carrier family 12 member 4 isoform X3 encodes MAAKGALCGFVYLEGTAWAVPEDTEPLASCTLGHGNHRESSPFLSPLETSRGSDYYDRNLALFEEELDIRPKVSSLLGKLVSYTNLTQGAKEHEEAESGEGTRRRAAEAPSMGTLMGVYLPCLQNIFGVILFLRLTWMVGTAGVLQALLIVLICCCCTLLTAISMSAIATNGVVPAGGSYFMISRSLGPEFGGAVGLCFYLGTTFAAAMYILGAIEILLTYIAPPAAIFYPSGAHDTSNATLNNMRVYGTIFLTFMTLVVFVGVKYVNKFASLFLACVIISILSIYAGGIKSIFDPPVFPVCMLGNRTLSRDQFDICAKTAVVDNETVATQLWSFFCHSPNLTTDSCDPYFMLNNVTEIPGIPGAAAGVLQENLWSAYLEKGDIVEKHGLPSADAPSLKESLPLYVVADIATSFTVLVGIFFPSVTGIMAGSNRSGDLRDAQKSIPVGTILAIITTSLVYFSSVVLFGACIEGVVLRDKYGDGVSRNLVVGTLAWPSPWVIVIGSFFSTCGAGLQSLTGAPRLLQAIAKDNIIPFLRVFGHGKVNGEPTWALLLTALIAELGILIASLDMVAPILSMFFLMCYLFVNLACAVQTLLRTPNWRPRFKYYHWALSFLGMSLCLALMFVSSWYYALVAMLIAGMIYKYIEYQGAEKEWGDGIRGLSLSAARYALLRLEEGPPHTKNWRPQLLVLLKLDEDLHVKYPRLLTFASQLKAGKGLTIVGSVIQGSFLESYGEAQAAEQTIKNMMEIEKVKGFCQVVVASKVREGLAHLIQSCGLGGMRHNSVVLGWPYGWRQSEDPRAWKTFIDTVRCTTAAHLALLVPKNIAFYPSNHERYLEGHIDVWWIVHDGGMLMLLPFLLRQHKVWRKCRMRIFTVAQMDDNSIQMKKDLAVFLYHLRLEAEVEVVEMHNSDISAYTYERTLMMEQRSQMLRQMRLTKTEREREAQLVKDRHSALRLESLYSDEEDESAVGADKIQMTWTRDKYMTETWYPSHAPDNFRELVHIKPDQSNVRRMHTAVKLNEVIVTRSHDARLVLLNMPGPPRNSEGDENYMEFLEVLTEGLERVLLVRGGGREVITIYS; translated from the exons GCACCCAGCATGGGCACCCTCATGGGGGTGTACCTGCCCTGCCTGCAGAATATCTTTGGGGTTATCCTCTTCCTGCGGCTGACCTGGATGGTGGGCACAGCAGGTGTGCTACAGGCCCTCCTCATCGTGCTTATCTGCTGCTGTTGT ACCCTGCTGACGGCCATCTCCATGAGTGCCATTGCCACCAACGGTGTGGTTCCAG CTGGGGGCTCCTATTTCATGATCTCTCGTTCACTGGGGCCAGAATTTGGAGGTGCTGTGGGCCTGTGCTTCTACCTGGGAACAACATTCGCAGCAGCCATGTACATCCTGGGGGCCATCGAGATCTTGCTG ACCTACATTGCCCCACCAGCTGCCATTTTTTACCCATCGGGTGCTCATGACACGTCGAATGCCACTTTGAACAATATGCGTGTGTATGGGACCATTTTCCTGACCTTCATGACCCTGGTGGTGTTTGTGGGGGTCAAGTATGTGAACAAATTTGCCTCGCTCTTCCTGGCCTGTGTGATCATCTCCATCCTCTCCATCTATGCTGGGGGCATAAAGTCTATATTTGACCCTCCCGTGTTTCC GGTATGCATGCTGGGCAACAGGACCCTGTCCCGGGACCAGTTTGACATCTGTGCCAAGACAGCTGTAGTGGACAATGAGACAGTGGCCACGCAGCTATGGAGTTTCTTCTGCCACAGCCCCAACCTTACGACCGACTCCTGTGACCCCTACTTCATGCTCAACAATGTGACCGAGATCCCTGGCATCCCCGGGGCAGCTGCTGGTGTGCTCCAGG AAAACCTGTGGAGCGCCTACCTGGAGAAGGGTGACATCGTGGAGAAGCATGGGCTGCCCTCCGCAGATGCCCCAAGCCTGAAGGAGAGCCTGCCTCTGTACGTGGTCGCAGACATCGCCACATCCTTCACCGTGCTGGTCGGCATCTTCTTCCCTTCTGTAACAG GCATCATGGCTGGCTCAAACCGCTCTGGGGACCTTCGTGACGCCCAGAAGTCTATCCCTGTGGGGACCATTCTGGCCATCATTACAACTTCCCTCGTGT ACTTCAGCAGTGTGGTTCTCTTTGGCGCCTGCATTGAGGGTGTGGTTCTCCGGGACAA GTATGGCGATGGTGTCAGCAGGAACTTGGTGGTGGGCACACTGGCCTGGCCTTCACCCTGGGTCATCGTCATCGGCTCCTTCTTTTCAACGTGTGGCGCTGGCCTCCAGAGCCTCACAGGGGCACCACGCCTATTGCAGGCCATTGCCAAGGACAACATCATCCCCTTCCTCCGG GTGTTTGGCCACGGGAAGGTGAATGGTGAACCCACATGGGCACTCCTCCTGACGGCACTCATCGCCGAGCTGGGCATCCTCATCGCCTCCCTCGACATGGTGGCCCCCATCTTATCCAT GTTCTTTCTGATGTGCTACCTGTTCGTGAACCTCGCCTGTGCGGTGCAGACACTCCTGAGGACCCCCAACTGGCGGCCCCGGTTCAAGTACTATCACTG GGCGCTGTCCTTCCTGGGCATGAGTCTCTGCCTGGCCCTTATGTTTGTCTCCTCCTGGTACTATGCCCTGGTGGCCATGCTCATCGCCGGCATGATCTACAAATACATCGAGTACCAAGG GGCTGAGAAGGAGTGGGGTGACGGGATCCGAGGCCTGTCCCTGAGCGCTGCCCGCTACGCGCTGTTGCGGCTGGAGGAGGGGCCTCCTCACACCAAGAACTGGCG GCCGCAGCTGCTGGTGCTGCTGAAGCTGGACGAGGACCTGCACGTGAAGTACCCGCGGCTCCTCACCTTCGCCTCCCAGCTCAAGGCTGGCAAGGGCCTGACCATTGTTGGTTCTGTCATCCAGGGGAGCTTCTTGGAGAGCTATGGCGAGGCTCAGGCCGCCGAGCAG ACCATCAAGAACATGATGGAAATTGAGAAGGTGAAGGGCTTCTGCCAGGTGGTGGTGGCCAGCAAGGTGCGGGAGGGGCTGGCCCACCTCATCCAGTCCTGCGGCCTGGGAGGCATGCGGCATAACTCCGTGGTGCTGGGCTGGCCCTACggctggcgacagagcgaggacCCCCGTGCCTGGAAGACCTTCATTG ACACCGTGCGCTGCACTACGGCTGCCCACCTGGCCCTGCTCGTGCCCAAGAACATCGCCTTCTACCCCAGCAACCACGAGCGCTACCTGGAGGGCCACATAGACGTGTGGTGGATCGTGCACGATGGTGGCATGCTCATGCTTCTGCCCTTCCTGCTGCGCCAGCATAAG GTCTGGAGGAAGTGCCGGATGCGCATCTTCACAGTGGCCCAGATGGATGACAACAGCATCCAGATGAAGAAGGACCTGGCTGTCTTTCTGTACCATCTGCGCCTTGAGGccgaggtggaggtggtggagatg CATAACAGTGACATCTCTGCATACACCTACGAGCGGACGCTGATGATGGAGCAGCGGTCGCAGATGCTGCGGCAGATGAGACTGACCAAGACTGAGCGGGAGCGAGAA gcccagctggTCAAGGATCGGCACTCGGCCCTGCGGCTGGAGAGCCTGTACTCGGACGAGGAAGATGAGTCTGCAGTGGGGGCTGACAAGATCCAGATGACGTGGACTAGGGACAAGTACATGACTGAGACCTGGTACCCCAGCCATGCCCCTGACAATTTCCGGGAGCTGGTGCACATTAAGCC GGACCAATCCAATGTGCGGCGCATGCACACTGCTGTGAAGCTCAATGAAGTCATTGTCACGCGCTCCCACGACGCCCGCCTGGTTCTCCTAAACATGCCTGGCCCACCCAGGAACAGTGAGGGCGACGAGAACT ACATGGAGTTCCTCGAGGTGCTGACCGAGGGCCTTGAGCGGGTGCTGTTGGTGCGCGGTGGTGGCCGTGAAGTCATCACCATCTACTCCTGA
- the SLC12A4 gene encoding solute carrier family 12 member 4 isoform X6: MTTSRGSVGWTTGSAPSWMTRTTYIAPPAAIFYPSGAHDTSNATLNNMRVYGTIFLTFMTLVVFVGVKYVNKFASLFLACVIISILSIYAGGIKSIFDPPVFPVCMLGNRTLSRDQFDICAKTAVVDNETVATQLWSFFCHSPNLTTDSCDPYFMLNNVTEIPGIPGAAAGVLQENLWSAYLEKGDIVEKHGLPSADAPSLKESLPLYVVADIATSFTVLVGIFFPSVTGIMAGSNRSGDLRDAQKSIPVGTILAIITTSLVYFSSVVLFGACIEGVVLRDKYGDGVSRNLVVGTLAWPSPWVIVIGSFFSTCGAGLQSLTGAPRLLQAIAKDNIIPFLRVFGHGKVNGEPTWALLLTALIAELGILIASLDMVAPILSMFFLMCYLFVNLACAVQTLLRTPNWRPRFKYYHWALSFLGMSLCLALMFVSSWYYALVAMLIAGMIYKYIEYQGAEKEWGDGIRGLSLSAARYALLRLEEGPPHTKNWRPQLLVLLKLDEDLHVKYPRLLTFASQLKAGKGLTIVGSVIQGSFLESYGEAQAAEQTIKNMMEIEKVKGFCQVVVASKVREGLAHLIQSCGLGGMRHNSVVLGWPYGWRQSEDPRAWKTFIDTVRCTTAAHLALLVPKNIAFYPSNHERYLEGHIDVWWIVHDGGMLMLLPFLLRQHKVWRKCRMRIFTVAQMDDNSIQMKKDLAVFLYHLRLEAEVEVVEMHNSDISAYTYERTLMMEQRSQMLRQMRLTKTEREREAQLVKDRHSALRLESLYSDEEDESAVGADKIQMTWTRDKYMTETWYPSHAPDNFRELVHIKPDQSNVRRMHTAVKLNEVIVTRSHDARLVLLNMPGPPRNSEGDENYMEFLEVLTEGLERVLLVRGGGREVITIYS; the protein is encoded by the exons ACCTACATTGCCCCACCAGCTGCCATTTTTTACCCATCGGGTGCTCATGACACGTCGAATGCCACTTTGAACAATATGCGTGTGTATGGGACCATTTTCCTGACCTTCATGACCCTGGTGGTGTTTGTGGGGGTCAAGTATGTGAACAAATTTGCCTCGCTCTTCCTGGCCTGTGTGATCATCTCCATCCTCTCCATCTATGCTGGGGGCATAAAGTCTATATTTGACCCTCCCGTGTTTCC GGTATGCATGCTGGGCAACAGGACCCTGTCCCGGGACCAGTTTGACATCTGTGCCAAGACAGCTGTAGTGGACAATGAGACAGTGGCCACGCAGCTATGGAGTTTCTTCTGCCACAGCCCCAACCTTACGACCGACTCCTGTGACCCCTACTTCATGCTCAACAATGTGACCGAGATCCCTGGCATCCCCGGGGCAGCTGCTGGTGTGCTCCAGG AAAACCTGTGGAGCGCCTACCTGGAGAAGGGTGACATCGTGGAGAAGCATGGGCTGCCCTCCGCAGATGCCCCAAGCCTGAAGGAGAGCCTGCCTCTGTACGTGGTCGCAGACATCGCCACATCCTTCACCGTGCTGGTCGGCATCTTCTTCCCTTCTGTAACAG GCATCATGGCTGGCTCAAACCGCTCTGGGGACCTTCGTGACGCCCAGAAGTCTATCCCTGTGGGGACCATTCTGGCCATCATTACAACTTCCCTCGTGT ACTTCAGCAGTGTGGTTCTCTTTGGCGCCTGCATTGAGGGTGTGGTTCTCCGGGACAA GTATGGCGATGGTGTCAGCAGGAACTTGGTGGTGGGCACACTGGCCTGGCCTTCACCCTGGGTCATCGTCATCGGCTCCTTCTTTTCAACGTGTGGCGCTGGCCTCCAGAGCCTCACAGGGGCACCACGCCTATTGCAGGCCATTGCCAAGGACAACATCATCCCCTTCCTCCGG GTGTTTGGCCACGGGAAGGTGAATGGTGAACCCACATGGGCACTCCTCCTGACGGCACTCATCGCCGAGCTGGGCATCCTCATCGCCTCCCTCGACATGGTGGCCCCCATCTTATCCAT GTTCTTTCTGATGTGCTACCTGTTCGTGAACCTCGCCTGTGCGGTGCAGACACTCCTGAGGACCCCCAACTGGCGGCCCCGGTTCAAGTACTATCACTG GGCGCTGTCCTTCCTGGGCATGAGTCTCTGCCTGGCCCTTATGTTTGTCTCCTCCTGGTACTATGCCCTGGTGGCCATGCTCATCGCCGGCATGATCTACAAATACATCGAGTACCAAGG GGCTGAGAAGGAGTGGGGTGACGGGATCCGAGGCCTGTCCCTGAGCGCTGCCCGCTACGCGCTGTTGCGGCTGGAGGAGGGGCCTCCTCACACCAAGAACTGGCG GCCGCAGCTGCTGGTGCTGCTGAAGCTGGACGAGGACCTGCACGTGAAGTACCCGCGGCTCCTCACCTTCGCCTCCCAGCTCAAGGCTGGCAAGGGCCTGACCATTGTTGGTTCTGTCATCCAGGGGAGCTTCTTGGAGAGCTATGGCGAGGCTCAGGCCGCCGAGCAG ACCATCAAGAACATGATGGAAATTGAGAAGGTGAAGGGCTTCTGCCAGGTGGTGGTGGCCAGCAAGGTGCGGGAGGGGCTGGCCCACCTCATCCAGTCCTGCGGCCTGGGAGGCATGCGGCATAACTCCGTGGTGCTGGGCTGGCCCTACggctggcgacagagcgaggacCCCCGTGCCTGGAAGACCTTCATTG ACACCGTGCGCTGCACTACGGCTGCCCACCTGGCCCTGCTCGTGCCCAAGAACATCGCCTTCTACCCCAGCAACCACGAGCGCTACCTGGAGGGCCACATAGACGTGTGGTGGATCGTGCACGATGGTGGCATGCTCATGCTTCTGCCCTTCCTGCTGCGCCAGCATAAG GTCTGGAGGAAGTGCCGGATGCGCATCTTCACAGTGGCCCAGATGGATGACAACAGCATCCAGATGAAGAAGGACCTGGCTGTCTTTCTGTACCATCTGCGCCTTGAGGccgaggtggaggtggtggagatg CATAACAGTGACATCTCTGCATACACCTACGAGCGGACGCTGATGATGGAGCAGCGGTCGCAGATGCTGCGGCAGATGAGACTGACCAAGACTGAGCGGGAGCGAGAA gcccagctggTCAAGGATCGGCACTCGGCCCTGCGGCTGGAGAGCCTGTACTCGGACGAGGAAGATGAGTCTGCAGTGGGGGCTGACAAGATCCAGATGACGTGGACTAGGGACAAGTACATGACTGAGACCTGGTACCCCAGCCATGCCCCTGACAATTTCCGGGAGCTGGTGCACATTAAGCC GGACCAATCCAATGTGCGGCGCATGCACACTGCTGTGAAGCTCAATGAAGTCATTGTCACGCGCTCCCACGACGCCCGCCTGGTTCTCCTAAACATGCCTGGCCCACCCAGGAACAGTGAGGGCGACGAGAACT ACATGGAGTTCCTCGAGGTGCTGACCGAGGGCCTTGAGCGGGTGCTGTTGGTGCGCGGTGGTGGCCGTGAAGTCATCACCATCTACTCCTGA
- the SLC12A4 gene encoding solute carrier family 12 member 4 isoform X4: MGDTLSPGHGNHRESSPFLSPLETSRGSDYYDRNLALFEEELDIRPKVSSLLGKLVSYTNLTQGAKEHEEAESGEGTRRRAAEAPSMGTLMGVYLPCLQNIFGVILFLRLTWMVGTAGVLQALLIVLICCCCTLLTAISMSAIATNGVVPAGGSYFMISRSLGPEFGGAVGLCFYLGTTFAAAMYILGAIEILLTYIAPPAAIFYPSGAHDTSNATLNNMRVYGTIFLTFMTLVVFVGVKYVNKFASLFLACVIISILSIYAGGIKSIFDPPVFPVCMLGNRTLSRDQFDICAKTAVVDNETVATQLWSFFCHSPNLTTDSCDPYFMLNNVTEIPGIPGAAAGVLQENLWSAYLEKGDIVEKHGLPSADAPSLKESLPLYVVADIATSFTVLVGIFFPSVTGIMAGSNRSGDLRDAQKSIPVGTILAIITTSLVYFSSVVLFGACIEGVVLRDKYGDGVSRNLVVGTLAWPSPWVIVIGSFFSTCGAGLQSLTGAPRLLQAIAKDNIIPFLRVFGHGKVNGEPTWALLLTALIAELGILIASLDMVAPILSMFFLMCYLFVNLACAVQTLLRTPNWRPRFKYYHWALSFLGMSLCLALMFVSSWYYALVAMLIAGMIYKYIEYQGAEKEWGDGIRGLSLSAARYALLRLEEGPPHTKNWRPQLLVLLKLDEDLHVKYPRLLTFASQLKAGKGLTIVGSVIQGSFLESYGEAQAAEQTIKNMMEIEKVKGFCQVVVASKVREGLAHLIQSCGLGGMRHNSVVLGWPYGWRQSEDPRAWKTFIDTVRCTTAAHLALLVPKNIAFYPSNHERYLEGHIDVWWIVHDGGMLMLLPFLLRQHKVWRKCRMRIFTVAQMDDNSIQMKKDLAVFLYHLRLEAEVEVVEMHNSDISAYTYERTLMMEQRSQMLRQMRLTKTEREREAQLVKDRHSALRLESLYSDEEDESAVGADKIQMTWTRDKYMTETWYPSHAPDNFRELVHIKPDQSNVRRMHTAVKLNEVIVTRSHDARLVLLNMPGPPRNSEGDENYMEFLEVLTEGLERVLLVRGGGREVITIYS, encoded by the exons GCACCCAGCATGGGCACCCTCATGGGGGTGTACCTGCCCTGCCTGCAGAATATCTTTGGGGTTATCCTCTTCCTGCGGCTGACCTGGATGGTGGGCACAGCAGGTGTGCTACAGGCCCTCCTCATCGTGCTTATCTGCTGCTGTTGT ACCCTGCTGACGGCCATCTCCATGAGTGCCATTGCCACCAACGGTGTGGTTCCAG CTGGGGGCTCCTATTTCATGATCTCTCGTTCACTGGGGCCAGAATTTGGAGGTGCTGTGGGCCTGTGCTTCTACCTGGGAACAACATTCGCAGCAGCCATGTACATCCTGGGGGCCATCGAGATCTTGCTG ACCTACATTGCCCCACCAGCTGCCATTTTTTACCCATCGGGTGCTCATGACACGTCGAATGCCACTTTGAACAATATGCGTGTGTATGGGACCATTTTCCTGACCTTCATGACCCTGGTGGTGTTTGTGGGGGTCAAGTATGTGAACAAATTTGCCTCGCTCTTCCTGGCCTGTGTGATCATCTCCATCCTCTCCATCTATGCTGGGGGCATAAAGTCTATATTTGACCCTCCCGTGTTTCC GGTATGCATGCTGGGCAACAGGACCCTGTCCCGGGACCAGTTTGACATCTGTGCCAAGACAGCTGTAGTGGACAATGAGACAGTGGCCACGCAGCTATGGAGTTTCTTCTGCCACAGCCCCAACCTTACGACCGACTCCTGTGACCCCTACTTCATGCTCAACAATGTGACCGAGATCCCTGGCATCCCCGGGGCAGCTGCTGGTGTGCTCCAGG AAAACCTGTGGAGCGCCTACCTGGAGAAGGGTGACATCGTGGAGAAGCATGGGCTGCCCTCCGCAGATGCCCCAAGCCTGAAGGAGAGCCTGCCTCTGTACGTGGTCGCAGACATCGCCACATCCTTCACCGTGCTGGTCGGCATCTTCTTCCCTTCTGTAACAG GCATCATGGCTGGCTCAAACCGCTCTGGGGACCTTCGTGACGCCCAGAAGTCTATCCCTGTGGGGACCATTCTGGCCATCATTACAACTTCCCTCGTGT ACTTCAGCAGTGTGGTTCTCTTTGGCGCCTGCATTGAGGGTGTGGTTCTCCGGGACAA GTATGGCGATGGTGTCAGCAGGAACTTGGTGGTGGGCACACTGGCCTGGCCTTCACCCTGGGTCATCGTCATCGGCTCCTTCTTTTCAACGTGTGGCGCTGGCCTCCAGAGCCTCACAGGGGCACCACGCCTATTGCAGGCCATTGCCAAGGACAACATCATCCCCTTCCTCCGG GTGTTTGGCCACGGGAAGGTGAATGGTGAACCCACATGGGCACTCCTCCTGACGGCACTCATCGCCGAGCTGGGCATCCTCATCGCCTCCCTCGACATGGTGGCCCCCATCTTATCCAT GTTCTTTCTGATGTGCTACCTGTTCGTGAACCTCGCCTGTGCGGTGCAGACACTCCTGAGGACCCCCAACTGGCGGCCCCGGTTCAAGTACTATCACTG GGCGCTGTCCTTCCTGGGCATGAGTCTCTGCCTGGCCCTTATGTTTGTCTCCTCCTGGTACTATGCCCTGGTGGCCATGCTCATCGCCGGCATGATCTACAAATACATCGAGTACCAAGG GGCTGAGAAGGAGTGGGGTGACGGGATCCGAGGCCTGTCCCTGAGCGCTGCCCGCTACGCGCTGTTGCGGCTGGAGGAGGGGCCTCCTCACACCAAGAACTGGCG GCCGCAGCTGCTGGTGCTGCTGAAGCTGGACGAGGACCTGCACGTGAAGTACCCGCGGCTCCTCACCTTCGCCTCCCAGCTCAAGGCTGGCAAGGGCCTGACCATTGTTGGTTCTGTCATCCAGGGGAGCTTCTTGGAGAGCTATGGCGAGGCTCAGGCCGCCGAGCAG ACCATCAAGAACATGATGGAAATTGAGAAGGTGAAGGGCTTCTGCCAGGTGGTGGTGGCCAGCAAGGTGCGGGAGGGGCTGGCCCACCTCATCCAGTCCTGCGGCCTGGGAGGCATGCGGCATAACTCCGTGGTGCTGGGCTGGCCCTACggctggcgacagagcgaggacCCCCGTGCCTGGAAGACCTTCATTG ACACCGTGCGCTGCACTACGGCTGCCCACCTGGCCCTGCTCGTGCCCAAGAACATCGCCTTCTACCCCAGCAACCACGAGCGCTACCTGGAGGGCCACATAGACGTGTGGTGGATCGTGCACGATGGTGGCATGCTCATGCTTCTGCCCTTCCTGCTGCGCCAGCATAAG GTCTGGAGGAAGTGCCGGATGCGCATCTTCACAGTGGCCCAGATGGATGACAACAGCATCCAGATGAAGAAGGACCTGGCTGTCTTTCTGTACCATCTGCGCCTTGAGGccgaggtggaggtggtggagatg CATAACAGTGACATCTCTGCATACACCTACGAGCGGACGCTGATGATGGAGCAGCGGTCGCAGATGCTGCGGCAGATGAGACTGACCAAGACTGAGCGGGAGCGAGAA gcccagctggTCAAGGATCGGCACTCGGCCCTGCGGCTGGAGAGCCTGTACTCGGACGAGGAAGATGAGTCTGCAGTGGGGGCTGACAAGATCCAGATGACGTGGACTAGGGACAAGTACATGACTGAGACCTGGTACCCCAGCCATGCCCCTGACAATTTCCGGGAGCTGGTGCACATTAAGCC GGACCAATCCAATGTGCGGCGCATGCACACTGCTGTGAAGCTCAATGAAGTCATTGTCACGCGCTCCCACGACGCCCGCCTGGTTCTCCTAAACATGCCTGGCCCACCCAGGAACAGTGAGGGCGACGAGAACT ACATGGAGTTCCTCGAGGTGCTGACCGAGGGCCTTGAGCGGGTGCTGTTGGTGCGCGGTGGTGGCCGTGAAGTCATCACCATCTACTCCTGA